A window from Mus caroli chromosome 2, CAROLI_EIJ_v1.1, whole genome shotgun sequence encodes these proteins:
- the Golga2 gene encoding golgin subfamily A member 2 isoform X1 yields the protein MWPPRFPPPRPGMSEETRQSKLAAAKKKLREYQQKNSPGVPAGAKKKKKIKNGHSPERPTASDCQSPENIQDILKVLVSDLNRSNGVSLPPLDKRKVPTDHIAPAPPIAATDTMFLGVAPSPDADLTQSQDAGNCSNLMEETKTFSSTESLRQLSQQLNGLVSESTSYINGEXLTSSNMKELENRYQELAVALDSSYVTNKQLSSTIEELKQQNQDTLDQLEKEKKDYQQKLAKEQGSLREQLQVHIQTIGILVSEKAELQTALAHTQQAARQKAGESEDLASRLQSSRQRVGELERTLSTVSTQQKQADRYNKDLTKERDALKLELYKNSKSNEDLRQQNSELEEKLRVLVAEKAAAQLGVEELQKKLEMSELLLQQFSSQSSAAGGNEQLQHAMEERAQLETHVSQLMESLKQLQVERDQYAENLKGESAMWQQRVQQMAEQVHTLKEEKEHRERQVQELETSLAALRSQMEEPPPPEPPAGPSEAEEQLQGEVEQLHKELERLTGQLRAQVQDNESLSHLNREQEGRLLELEREAQRWSEQAEERKQILESMQSDRTTISRALSQNRELKEQLAELQNGFVRLTNENMEITSALQSEQHVKKELARKLGELQERLGELKETVELKSQEAQGLQEQRDQCLSHLQQYAAAYQQHLAAYEQLTSEKEAIHKQLLLQTQLMDQLQHEEVQGKMAAELARQELQEAQERLKATSQENQQLQAQLSLLVLPGEGDVDQEEEDEEVPQSSLAIPEDLDSREAMVAFFNAAIARAEEEQARLRVQLREQKARCRSLSHLAAPVQSKLEKEAVVPRNVGDSASEESSQALHAAMEKLQSRFLEVMQEKVELKERVEELEHCCIQLSGETDTIGEYIALYQNQRAVLKARHLEKEEYISRLAQDKEEMKVKLLELQELVLRLVNERNEWQGKFLAVSQNPGDVLTPVPTGSQEFGAADQQGDLREVSLADDIEPAQGEAGVPAPHENPTAQQIMQLLREIQNPQERPGLGSNPCIPFFYRADENDEVKIMVV from the exons ATGTGGCCCCCCCgcttcccccctccccgccccgggATGTCGGAAGAAACCAGGCAGAGCAAATTGGCTGCGGCCAAGAAAAAG CTGCGAGAGTATCAGCAGAAGAACAGCCCGGGTGTTCCTGCAGgagcaaagaagaagaaaaagattaaaaatggcCATAGCCCAGAGAGACCCACTGCCAGTGACTGTCAGTCACCAGAGAAT ATTCAGGACATTCTGAAGGTGCTGGTGTCCGACCTTAACCGTTCCAATGGGGTCTCACTTCCCCCATTAGACAAGAGGAAG GTGCCCACAGACCATATTGCTCCTGCACCGCCAATCGCTGCTACTGACACTATGTTTCTTGGTGTCGCCCCTTCCCCAGATGCTGACCTCACTCAG AGCCAAGATGCTGGCAATTGCTCNAACCTCATGGAGGAGACCAA GACTTTCTCATCGACTGAGAGTCTGCGACAACTTTCTCAACAGCTCAATGGCCTTGTGTCTGAG TCTACATCCTACATCAACGGGGAGNGCCTCACATCTTCCAACATGAAGGAACTGGAG AACCGGTACCAAGAGCTAGCAGTAGCCCTGGACTCCAGCtatgtaacaaacaaacaactcagtaGCACGATAGAGGAATTG aaacaacagaaccAAGACACTCTGGATCAACTGGAGAAA GAGAAGAAGGATTATCAGCAGAAGCTGGCAAAGGAGCAGGGCTCTCTCAGGGAACAGCTGCAG GTTCACATTCAGACCATAGGCATCCTGGTGTCTGAGAAGGCAGAATTACAGACGGCCCTGGCCCACACTCAGCAAGCAGCCAGGCAGAAAGCAG gagagtcagaggATCTTGCCAGCCGACTACAGTCCTCCCGACAGCGTGTGGGAGAGCTGGAGCGGACACTGTCTACTGTGTCAACGCAACAGAAACAGGCAGACAGG tATAACAAGGACCTAACCAAAGAGCGGGATGCCCTCAAGCTGGAGCTGTATAAGAATAG CAAAAGTAATGAGGACCTGAGGCAGCAGAACTCAGAACTGGAAGAGAAACTCCGAGTCCTGGTGGCAGAGAAAGCAGCTGCACAGTTGGGGGTGGAGGAGCTGCAGAAGAAGTTAGAGATGTCAGAGCTGCTGCTGCAACAG TTTTCTAGTCAGTCTTCGGCCGCAGGCGGTAATGAGCAGTTACAACATGCCATGGAGGAGCGGGCTCAGCTGGAGACCCATGTTAGCCAG CTGATGGAGTCACTGAAGCAGCTCCAGGTGGAGAGAGACCAGTATGCGGAGAACCTGAAAGGAGAGAGTGCCATGTGGCAGCAGAGGGTACAGCAAATGGCGGAGCAG GTGCACAcactgaaggaagagaaggagcacAGAGAACGGCAGGTACAAGAGCTGGAGACCAGCTTGGCcgcactcaggagtcagatgg AGGagcctccacctccagagccTCCAGCTGGGCCCTCCGAGGCGGAAGAGCAGCTGCAGGGAGAGGTCGAGCAGCTGCACAAGGAACTGGAGAGGCTGACGGGACAGCTGCGGGCTCAGGTGCAGGACAATGAGAGCCTAAGCCACCTGAACCGGGAGCAGGAGGGGCGTCTGCTGGAGCTGGAGCGGGAGGCCCAGCGCTGGAGCGAGCAGGCTGAGGAGCGCAAGCAGATCCTGGAAAGCATGCAGAGTGACCGCACCACCATCAGCAGAGCACTGTCGCAGAACCGAGAGCTGAAGGAGCAGCTGGCCGAGCTGCAGAACGGCTTCGTCAGGCTG ACCAATGAGAACATGGAGATCACCAGTGCTCTGCAGTCAGAGCAGCATGTCAAGAAAGAGCTGGCCCGGAAGCTgggagagctgcaggagagactGGGAGAGCTGAAGGAGACG GTGGAGCTCAAGAGCCAAGAAGCGCAGGGTCTACAGGAGCAGCGAGACCAGTGCCTGTCCCACCTGCAGCAGTACGCTGCTGCCTACCAACAGCACTTGGCGGCCTATGAGCAGCTGACCTCTGAGAAGGAGGCAATACACAAGCAGCTTCTGCTGCAGACTCAGCTCATGgaccagctgcagcatgaggagGTACAGGGCAAGATGGCAGCCGAGCTGGCCCGCCAGGAGCTGCAGGAGGCCCAG GAGCGCCTAAAAGCTACCAGCCAGGAGAACCAACAGCTCCAAGCCCAGCTGAGCCTCTTGGTCCTCCCTGGGGAAG GAGATGTGGaccaggaggaagaagatgaagaggttCCTCAGTCGAGTCTGGCCATCCCAGAAGACCTAGACAGTAGAGAGGCCATG GTGGCATTCTTTAATGCCGCTATAGCCAGAGCGGAGGAAGAACAGGCCCGACTACGTGTGCAGCTGAGAGAGCAGAAGGCACGTTGCCGGAGTTTGTCTCACTTGGCAGCCCCAGTCCAAAGCAAGCTTGAAAAGGAGGCAGTGGTCCCCAGGAATGTGGGTGACTCTGCATCTGAGGAGAGCAGTCAGGCCCTACATGCAGCCATGGAGAAGCTGCAG AGCCGCTTCCTGGAGGTCATGCAGGAGAAAGTGGAGCTCAAGGAGAGGGTAGAGGAGCTTGAACATTGCTGCATCCAGCTTTctggagagacagacaccatTG GAGAGTACATTGCCCTTTACCAAAACCAGAGGGCGGTGCTGAAGGCTCGGCATTTGGAGAAGGAAGAATACATCAGCCGGCTGGCTCAGGACAAGGAGGAGATGAAG GTGAAGCTGCTGGAGCTCCAGGAGCTGGTGTTGAGGCTTGTGAACGAACGCAATGAATGGCAGGGCAAGTTCCTGGCTGTCTCTCAGAACCCTGGTGACGTGCTTACCCCAGTGCCCACAGGCTCCCAGGAATTTGGTGCTGCTGACCAGCAAGGTG ACCTCAGGGAGGTGAGCCTGGCTGACGATATAGAGCCTGCACAAGGAGAGGCAGGGGTACCTGCTCCCCATGAGAACCCCACTGCACAGCAGATCATGCAGCTGCTGCGTGAGATCCAGAACCCCCAGGAGCGGCCAGGCCTGGGTAGCAACCCTTGCATCCCCTTTTTCTACCGTGCCGATGAGAACGACGAGGTGAAGATCATGGTTGTATAA
- the Golga2 gene encoding golgin subfamily A member 2 isoform X3, producing MWPPRFPPPRPGMSEETRQSKLAAAKKKLREYQQKNSPGVPAGAKKKKKIKNGHSPERPTASDCQSPENIQDILKVLVSDLNRSNGVSLPPLDKRKVPTDHIAPAPPIAATDTMFLGVAPSPDADLTQSQDAGNCSNLMEETKTFSSTESLRQLSQQLNGLVSESTSYINGEXLTSSNMKELEKQQNQDTLDQLEKEKKDYQQKLAKEQGSLREQLQVHIQTIGILVSEKAELQTALAHTQQAARQKAGESEDLASRLQSSRQRVGELERTLSTVSTQQKQADRYNKDLTKERDALKLELYKNSKSNEDLRQQNSELEEKLRVLVAEKAAAQLGVEELQKKLEMSELLLQQFSSQSSAAGGNEQLQHAMEERAQLETHVSQLMESLKQLQVERDQYAENLKGESAMWQQRVQQMAEQVHTLKEEKEHRERQVQELETSLAALRSQMEEPPPPEPPAGPSEAEEQLQGEVEQLHKELERLTGQLRAQVQDNESLSHLNREQEGRLLELEREAQRWSEQAEERKQILESMQSDRTTISRALSQNRELKEQLAELQNGFVRLTNENMEITSALQSEQHVKKELARKLGELQERLGELKETVELKSQEAQGLQEQRDQCLSHLQQYAAAYQQHLAAYEQLTSEKEAIHKQLLLQTQLMDQLQHEEVQGKMAAELARQELQEAQERLKATSQENQQLQAQLSLLVLPGEGDVDQEEEDEEVPQSSLAIPEDLDSREAMVAFFNAAIARAEEEQARLRVQLREQKARCRSLSHLAAPVQSKLEKEAVVPRNVGDSASEESSQALHAAMEKLQSRFLEVMQEKVELKERVEELEHCCIQLSGETDTIGEYIALYQNQRAVLKARHLEKEEYISRLAQDKEEMKVKLLELQELVLRLVNERNEWQGKFLAVSQNPGDVLTPVPTGSQEFGAADQQGDLREVSLADDIEPAQGEAGVPAPHENPTAQQIMQLLREIQNPQERPGLGSNPCIPFFYRADENDEVKIMVV from the exons ATGTGGCCCCCCCgcttcccccctccccgccccgggATGTCGGAAGAAACCAGGCAGAGCAAATTGGCTGCGGCCAAGAAAAAG CTGCGAGAGTATCAGCAGAAGAACAGCCCGGGTGTTCCTGCAGgagcaaagaagaagaaaaagattaaaaatggcCATAGCCCAGAGAGACCCACTGCCAGTGACTGTCAGTCACCAGAGAAT ATTCAGGACATTCTGAAGGTGCTGGTGTCCGACCTTAACCGTTCCAATGGGGTCTCACTTCCCCCATTAGACAAGAGGAAG GTGCCCACAGACCATATTGCTCCTGCACCGCCAATCGCTGCTACTGACACTATGTTTCTTGGTGTCGCCCCTTCCCCAGATGCTGACCTCACTCAG AGCCAAGATGCTGGCAATTGCTCNAACCTCATGGAGGAGACCAA GACTTTCTCATCGACTGAGAGTCTGCGACAACTTTCTCAACAGCTCAATGGCCTTGTGTCTGAG TCTACATCCTACATCAACGGGGAGNGCCTCACATCTTCCAACATGAAGGAACTGGAG aaacaacagaaccAAGACACTCTGGATCAACTGGAGAAA GAGAAGAAGGATTATCAGCAGAAGCTGGCAAAGGAGCAGGGCTCTCTCAGGGAACAGCTGCAG GTTCACATTCAGACCATAGGCATCCTGGTGTCTGAGAAGGCAGAATTACAGACGGCCCTGGCCCACACTCAGCAAGCAGCCAGGCAGAAAGCAG gagagtcagaggATCTTGCCAGCCGACTACAGTCCTCCCGACAGCGTGTGGGAGAGCTGGAGCGGACACTGTCTACTGTGTCAACGCAACAGAAACAGGCAGACAGG tATAACAAGGACCTAACCAAAGAGCGGGATGCCCTCAAGCTGGAGCTGTATAAGAATAG CAAAAGTAATGAGGACCTGAGGCAGCAGAACTCAGAACTGGAAGAGAAACTCCGAGTCCTGGTGGCAGAGAAAGCAGCTGCACAGTTGGGGGTGGAGGAGCTGCAGAAGAAGTTAGAGATGTCAGAGCTGCTGCTGCAACAG TTTTCTAGTCAGTCTTCGGCCGCAGGCGGTAATGAGCAGTTACAACATGCCATGGAGGAGCGGGCTCAGCTGGAGACCCATGTTAGCCAG CTGATGGAGTCACTGAAGCAGCTCCAGGTGGAGAGAGACCAGTATGCGGAGAACCTGAAAGGAGAGAGTGCCATGTGGCAGCAGAGGGTACAGCAAATGGCGGAGCAG GTGCACAcactgaaggaagagaaggagcacAGAGAACGGCAGGTACAAGAGCTGGAGACCAGCTTGGCcgcactcaggagtcagatgg AGGagcctccacctccagagccTCCAGCTGGGCCCTCCGAGGCGGAAGAGCAGCTGCAGGGAGAGGTCGAGCAGCTGCACAAGGAACTGGAGAGGCTGACGGGACAGCTGCGGGCTCAGGTGCAGGACAATGAGAGCCTAAGCCACCTGAACCGGGAGCAGGAGGGGCGTCTGCTGGAGCTGGAGCGGGAGGCCCAGCGCTGGAGCGAGCAGGCTGAGGAGCGCAAGCAGATCCTGGAAAGCATGCAGAGTGACCGCACCACCATCAGCAGAGCACTGTCGCAGAACCGAGAGCTGAAGGAGCAGCTGGCCGAGCTGCAGAACGGCTTCGTCAGGCTG ACCAATGAGAACATGGAGATCACCAGTGCTCTGCAGTCAGAGCAGCATGTCAAGAAAGAGCTGGCCCGGAAGCTgggagagctgcaggagagactGGGAGAGCTGAAGGAGACG GTGGAGCTCAAGAGCCAAGAAGCGCAGGGTCTACAGGAGCAGCGAGACCAGTGCCTGTCCCACCTGCAGCAGTACGCTGCTGCCTACCAACAGCACTTGGCGGCCTATGAGCAGCTGACCTCTGAGAAGGAGGCAATACACAAGCAGCTTCTGCTGCAGACTCAGCTCATGgaccagctgcagcatgaggagGTACAGGGCAAGATGGCAGCCGAGCTGGCCCGCCAGGAGCTGCAGGAGGCCCAG GAGCGCCTAAAAGCTACCAGCCAGGAGAACCAACAGCTCCAAGCCCAGCTGAGCCTCTTGGTCCTCCCTGGGGAAG GAGATGTGGaccaggaggaagaagatgaagaggttCCTCAGTCGAGTCTGGCCATCCCAGAAGACCTAGACAGTAGAGAGGCCATG GTGGCATTCTTTAATGCCGCTATAGCCAGAGCGGAGGAAGAACAGGCCCGACTACGTGTGCAGCTGAGAGAGCAGAAGGCACGTTGCCGGAGTTTGTCTCACTTGGCAGCCCCAGTCCAAAGCAAGCTTGAAAAGGAGGCAGTGGTCCCCAGGAATGTGGGTGACTCTGCATCTGAGGAGAGCAGTCAGGCCCTACATGCAGCCATGGAGAAGCTGCAG AGCCGCTTCCTGGAGGTCATGCAGGAGAAAGTGGAGCTCAAGGAGAGGGTAGAGGAGCTTGAACATTGCTGCATCCAGCTTTctggagagacagacaccatTG GAGAGTACATTGCCCTTTACCAAAACCAGAGGGCGGTGCTGAAGGCTCGGCATTTGGAGAAGGAAGAATACATCAGCCGGCTGGCTCAGGACAAGGAGGAGATGAAG GTGAAGCTGCTGGAGCTCCAGGAGCTGGTGTTGAGGCTTGTGAACGAACGCAATGAATGGCAGGGCAAGTTCCTGGCTGTCTCTCAGAACCCTGGTGACGTGCTTACCCCAGTGCCCACAGGCTCCCAGGAATTTGGTGCTGCTGACCAGCAAGGTG ACCTCAGGGAGGTGAGCCTGGCTGACGATATAGAGCCTGCACAAGGAGAGGCAGGGGTACCTGCTCCCCATGAGAACCCCACTGCACAGCAGATCATGCAGCTGCTGCGTGAGATCCAGAACCCCCAGGAGCGGCCAGGCCTGGGTAGCAACCCTTGCATCCCCTTTTTCTACCGTGCCGATGAGAACGACGAGGTGAAGATCATGGTTGTATAA
- the Golga2 gene encoding golgin subfamily A member 2 isoform X4: protein MWPPRFPPPRPGMSEETRQSKLAAAKKKLREYQQKNSPGVPAGAKKKKKIKNGHSPERPTASDCQSPENIQDILKVLVSDLNRSNGVSLPPLDKRKSQDAGNCSNLMEETKTFSSTESLRQLSQQLNGLVSESTSYINGEXLTSSNMKELENRYQELAVALDSSYVTNKQLSSTIEELKQQNQDTLDQLEKEKKDYQQKLAKEQGSLREQLQVHIQTIGILVSEKAELQTALAHTQQAARQKAGESEDLASRLQSSRQRVGELERTLSTVSTQQKQADRYNKDLTKERDALKLELYKNSKSNEDLRQQNSELEEKLRVLVAEKAAAQLGVEELQKKLEMSELLLQQFSSQSSAAGGNEQLQHAMEERAQLETHVSQLMESLKQLQVERDQYAENLKGESAMWQQRVQQMAEQVHTLKEEKEHRERQVQELETSLAALRSQMEEPPPPEPPAGPSEAEEQLQGEVEQLHKELERLTGQLRAQVQDNESLSHLNREQEGRLLELEREAQRWSEQAEERKQILESMQSDRTTISRALSQNRELKEQLAELQNGFVRLTNENMEITSALQSEQHVKKELARKLGELQERLGELKETVELKSQEAQGLQEQRDQCLSHLQQYAAAYQQHLAAYEQLTSEKEAIHKQLLLQTQLMDQLQHEEVQGKMAAELARQELQEAQERLKATSQENQQLQAQLSLLVLPGEGDVDQEEEDEEVPQSSLAIPEDLDSREAMVAFFNAAIARAEEEQARLRVQLREQKARCRSLSHLAAPVQSKLEKEAVVPRNVGDSASEESSQALHAAMEKLQSRFLEVMQEKVELKERVEELEHCCIQLSGETDTIGEYIALYQNQRAVLKARHLEKEEYISRLAQDKEEMKVKLLELQELVLRLVNERNEWQGKFLAVSQNPGDVLTPVPTGSQEFGAADQQGDLREVSLADDIEPAQGEAGVPAPHENPTAQQIMQLLREIQNPQERPGLGSNPCIPFFYRADENDEVKIMVV, encoded by the exons ATGTGGCCCCCCCgcttcccccctccccgccccgggATGTCGGAAGAAACCAGGCAGAGCAAATTGGCTGCGGCCAAGAAAAAG CTGCGAGAGTATCAGCAGAAGAACAGCCCGGGTGTTCCTGCAGgagcaaagaagaagaaaaagattaaaaatggcCATAGCCCAGAGAGACCCACTGCCAGTGACTGTCAGTCACCAGAGAAT ATTCAGGACATTCTGAAGGTGCTGGTGTCCGACCTTAACCGTTCCAATGGGGTCTCACTTCCCCCATTAGACAAGAGGAAG AGCCAAGATGCTGGCAATTGCTCNAACCTCATGGAGGAGACCAA GACTTTCTCATCGACTGAGAGTCTGCGACAACTTTCTCAACAGCTCAATGGCCTTGTGTCTGAG TCTACATCCTACATCAACGGGGAGNGCCTCACATCTTCCAACATGAAGGAACTGGAG AACCGGTACCAAGAGCTAGCAGTAGCCCTGGACTCCAGCtatgtaacaaacaaacaactcagtaGCACGATAGAGGAATTG aaacaacagaaccAAGACACTCTGGATCAACTGGAGAAA GAGAAGAAGGATTATCAGCAGAAGCTGGCAAAGGAGCAGGGCTCTCTCAGGGAACAGCTGCAG GTTCACATTCAGACCATAGGCATCCTGGTGTCTGAGAAGGCAGAATTACAGACGGCCCTGGCCCACACTCAGCAAGCAGCCAGGCAGAAAGCAG gagagtcagaggATCTTGCCAGCCGACTACAGTCCTCCCGACAGCGTGTGGGAGAGCTGGAGCGGACACTGTCTACTGTGTCAACGCAACAGAAACAGGCAGACAGG tATAACAAGGACCTAACCAAAGAGCGGGATGCCCTCAAGCTGGAGCTGTATAAGAATAG CAAAAGTAATGAGGACCTGAGGCAGCAGAACTCAGAACTGGAAGAGAAACTCCGAGTCCTGGTGGCAGAGAAAGCAGCTGCACAGTTGGGGGTGGAGGAGCTGCAGAAGAAGTTAGAGATGTCAGAGCTGCTGCTGCAACAG TTTTCTAGTCAGTCTTCGGCCGCAGGCGGTAATGAGCAGTTACAACATGCCATGGAGGAGCGGGCTCAGCTGGAGACCCATGTTAGCCAG CTGATGGAGTCACTGAAGCAGCTCCAGGTGGAGAGAGACCAGTATGCGGAGAACCTGAAAGGAGAGAGTGCCATGTGGCAGCAGAGGGTACAGCAAATGGCGGAGCAG GTGCACAcactgaaggaagagaaggagcacAGAGAACGGCAGGTACAAGAGCTGGAGACCAGCTTGGCcgcactcaggagtcagatgg AGGagcctccacctccagagccTCCAGCTGGGCCCTCCGAGGCGGAAGAGCAGCTGCAGGGAGAGGTCGAGCAGCTGCACAAGGAACTGGAGAGGCTGACGGGACAGCTGCGGGCTCAGGTGCAGGACAATGAGAGCCTAAGCCACCTGAACCGGGAGCAGGAGGGGCGTCTGCTGGAGCTGGAGCGGGAGGCCCAGCGCTGGAGCGAGCAGGCTGAGGAGCGCAAGCAGATCCTGGAAAGCATGCAGAGTGACCGCACCACCATCAGCAGAGCACTGTCGCAGAACCGAGAGCTGAAGGAGCAGCTGGCCGAGCTGCAGAACGGCTTCGTCAGGCTG ACCAATGAGAACATGGAGATCACCAGTGCTCTGCAGTCAGAGCAGCATGTCAAGAAAGAGCTGGCCCGGAAGCTgggagagctgcaggagagactGGGAGAGCTGAAGGAGACG GTGGAGCTCAAGAGCCAAGAAGCGCAGGGTCTACAGGAGCAGCGAGACCAGTGCCTGTCCCACCTGCAGCAGTACGCTGCTGCCTACCAACAGCACTTGGCGGCCTATGAGCAGCTGACCTCTGAGAAGGAGGCAATACACAAGCAGCTTCTGCTGCAGACTCAGCTCATGgaccagctgcagcatgaggagGTACAGGGCAAGATGGCAGCCGAGCTGGCCCGCCAGGAGCTGCAGGAGGCCCAG GAGCGCCTAAAAGCTACCAGCCAGGAGAACCAACAGCTCCAAGCCCAGCTGAGCCTCTTGGTCCTCCCTGGGGAAG GAGATGTGGaccaggaggaagaagatgaagaggttCCTCAGTCGAGTCTGGCCATCCCAGAAGACCTAGACAGTAGAGAGGCCATG GTGGCATTCTTTAATGCCGCTATAGCCAGAGCGGAGGAAGAACAGGCCCGACTACGTGTGCAGCTGAGAGAGCAGAAGGCACGTTGCCGGAGTTTGTCTCACTTGGCAGCCCCAGTCCAAAGCAAGCTTGAAAAGGAGGCAGTGGTCCCCAGGAATGTGGGTGACTCTGCATCTGAGGAGAGCAGTCAGGCCCTACATGCAGCCATGGAGAAGCTGCAG AGCCGCTTCCTGGAGGTCATGCAGGAGAAAGTGGAGCTCAAGGAGAGGGTAGAGGAGCTTGAACATTGCTGCATCCAGCTTTctggagagacagacaccatTG GAGAGTACATTGCCCTTTACCAAAACCAGAGGGCGGTGCTGAAGGCTCGGCATTTGGAGAAGGAAGAATACATCAGCCGGCTGGCTCAGGACAAGGAGGAGATGAAG GTGAAGCTGCTGGAGCTCCAGGAGCTGGTGTTGAGGCTTGTGAACGAACGCAATGAATGGCAGGGCAAGTTCCTGGCTGTCTCTCAGAACCCTGGTGACGTGCTTACCCCAGTGCCCACAGGCTCCCAGGAATTTGGTGCTGCTGACCAGCAAGGTG ACCTCAGGGAGGTGAGCCTGGCTGACGATATAGAGCCTGCACAAGGAGAGGCAGGGGTACCTGCTCCCCATGAGAACCCCACTGCACAGCAGATCATGCAGCTGCTGCGTGAGATCCAGAACCCCCAGGAGCGGCCAGGCCTGGGTAGCAACCCTTGCATCCCCTTTTTCTACCGTGCCGATGAGAACGACGAGGTGAAGATCATGGTTGTATAA